Proteins encoded in a region of the Streptomyces sp. NBC_01471 genome:
- a CDS encoding response regulator transcription factor translates to MPEDGKISVFLLDDHEVVRRGVHELLAMEDDIEIVGEAGTAADALARIPATRPDVAVLDVRLPDGSGVEVCREIRSADENIKCLMLTSFSDDEALFDAIMAGASGYVLKAIRGSELLSAVRDVAAGKSLLDPVATARVLERLRDGGTSKRDARLASLTDQERKILDLIGEGLTNRVIGERLHLAEKTIKNYVSSLLAKLGMERRSQAAAYVARIQAGQDRGES, encoded by the coding sequence GTGCCCGAAGATGGAAAAATCAGCGTTTTTCTCCTTGACGACCATGAAGTAGTACGGCGCGGAGTTCATGAGCTTCTGGCCATGGAGGACGACATCGAGATCGTCGGTGAGGCGGGTACCGCCGCCGACGCCCTCGCCAGGATCCCGGCCACCCGGCCCGATGTCGCGGTCCTGGACGTCCGGCTGCCGGACGGCAGCGGGGTCGAGGTCTGCCGGGAGATCCGTTCGGCCGACGAGAACATCAAATGCCTCATGCTCACCTCGTTCTCCGACGACGAGGCGCTCTTCGACGCGATCATGGCGGGCGCCTCCGGCTATGTGCTGAAGGCGATCCGCGGCAGCGAGCTGCTGTCGGCCGTACGGGATGTCGCGGCCGGAAAGTCGCTGCTCGACCCGGTGGCCACGGCACGCGTCCTGGAGCGGCTGCGCGACGGTGGCACCAGCAAACGTGATGCCCGCCTGGCGAGTCTCACCGATCAGGAACGGAAGATTCTCGACCTGATCGGCGAGGGCCTGACCAACCGCGTCATCGGTGAACGACTGCATCTCGCCGAAAAGACGATCAAGAATTACGTCTCCAGCCTGCTCGCCAAACTGGGCATGGAGAGGCGCTCGCAGGCGGCCGCGTACGTGGCCCGGATCCAGGCCGGACAGGACCGGGGCGAGAGCTGA
- a CDS encoding helix-turn-helix transcriptional regulator has translation MAGTSPDRGRTVSTVLGRRLGSELLRMREVRDLRQSHAAEALTASVAKVAKIERGLVPVRDPDVRALCHLYGNDDPEAVNRLLALARADRERRKAHGWWNQYPQLQAMGEYVALEDIATLVRTWQLAVIPGLLQTADYARALAVGNGSWSDLDEIDPFVESRMARKARLVGEHPLELWAVVGEGCLRQLVGGREVMREQLGHLLEMTRQPHVKLQVVPYLAGAHPGMTSAFTIVSFAEPGALDVVHMDTTSTTLWLEGDTDSAHHGQLFERITRLGLAQRNSIRLVESILKEL, from the coding sequence ATGGCCGGTACGAGTCCGGACCGGGGCAGGACGGTCTCCACCGTCCTCGGGCGGCGCCTGGGGAGCGAGCTGCTACGTATGCGTGAGGTGAGGGACCTTCGCCAGTCGCACGCGGCTGAAGCGCTGACGGCGTCCGTCGCCAAGGTCGCAAAGATAGAGCGCGGACTTGTGCCGGTTCGCGATCCGGACGTCCGGGCGTTGTGCCATCTGTACGGCAATGATGACCCTGAGGCCGTCAACCGGCTGCTGGCCCTTGCCAGGGCGGACCGGGAGAGGCGCAAGGCGCATGGGTGGTGGAACCAGTACCCGCAGCTCCAGGCGATGGGCGAGTACGTGGCGCTGGAAGACATCGCGACCCTTGTGCGCACCTGGCAGCTTGCTGTCATCCCGGGCCTGCTCCAGACCGCCGACTACGCCCGCGCCCTGGCAGTGGGCAACGGTTCGTGGTCCGACCTCGACGAGATCGACCCGTTCGTCGAGTCCCGCATGGCGCGCAAGGCGCGGCTGGTGGGAGAACATCCACTGGAGCTGTGGGCCGTCGTCGGTGAGGGCTGTCTGCGGCAACTTGTCGGAGGCCGGGAGGTAATGCGCGAACAGCTCGGTCATTTGCTGGAAATGACACGGCAGCCCCACGTGAAGTTGCAGGTGGTGCCTTACCTCGCCGGTGCTCATCCGGGGATGACCAGCGCGTTCACGATCGTTTCGTTCGCCGAACCGGGGGCGCTCGACGTGGTGCACATGGATACCACGTCGACCACGCTGTGGTTGGAGGGCGATACTGATTCCGCGCATCACGGCCAACTGTTCGAGCGAATTACTCGGTTGGGCCTTGCTCAGCGCAATTCGATCAGGCTGGTAGAGAGCATCCTCAAGGAGCTGTAG
- a CDS encoding phosphotransferase: protein MPRSYATPPVGELLRRYRSTGDALSCEPVAQGLLNRGYRLATTRGDYFLKHHLDGDPAAISRQHRATQRLQALGVPVAPPLADTDGDTVAVIGGRCYALHPWIDGRHREGAQLSTACSRRLGALLGLVHTGLERVMEAESAPPEHESADPADTFAVIEELLGRLACRQSGRDAFDELAEHRLRERRRLLERHAHRRPPAGAAGGWVHGDFHPLNLLYRGAEPAAIIDWDRLGVKPRAEEAVRAAVIFFVQPTGELELAKVRAYARAYRRAASAAPAELAAAVHRVWWERLNDFWTLRWRYQLHDRRADPLFPAASALVVWWTREYEAVCEAFSG from the coding sequence GTGCCGCGCTCATATGCAACACCGCCTGTAGGGGAGCTGCTGCGCCGCTATCGGTCCACCGGTGATGCGCTCTCCTGCGAGCCCGTCGCCCAGGGGCTGCTCAACCGCGGCTACCGGCTCGCCACCACCCGTGGCGACTACTTCCTCAAGCACCACCTCGACGGCGACCCGGCCGCGATCAGCCGCCAGCACCGCGCCACCCAGCGCCTCCAGGCGCTCGGGGTCCCCGTCGCGCCGCCGCTGGCCGACACCGACGGCGACACCGTCGCCGTGATCGGCGGCCGCTGCTACGCGCTGCACCCCTGGATCGACGGGCGCCACCGGGAAGGCGCCCAGCTCAGCACGGCGTGCTCCCGGCGGCTCGGCGCACTCCTCGGGCTGGTCCACACGGGTCTGGAACGGGTGATGGAGGCCGAGTCGGCGCCGCCCGAGCACGAGAGCGCCGACCCCGCCGACACCTTCGCGGTCATCGAGGAACTGCTCGGCAGGCTGGCCTGCCGGCAGTCCGGCCGCGACGCCTTCGACGAACTCGCCGAACACCGGCTGCGCGAGCGCCGCCGCCTCCTGGAACGCCATGCGCACCGGCGCCCGCCGGCGGGCGCCGCGGGCGGCTGGGTGCACGGCGACTTCCACCCGCTCAACCTGCTCTACCGGGGCGCCGAACCGGCCGCGATCATCGACTGGGACCGGCTGGGTGTGAAGCCGCGCGCCGAGGAGGCGGTCAGAGCGGCGGTGATCTTCTTCGTGCAGCCCACCGGCGAGCTGGAGCTGGCGAAGGTACGGGCCTACGCCCGCGCGTACCGGCGGGCCGCGTCGGCGGCGCCCGCCGAACTCGCCGCCGCCGTCCACCGGGTGTGGTGGGAGCGGCTCAACGACTTCTGGACGCTGCGCTGGCGCTACCAGCTGCACGACCGCAGGGCCGACCCGCTGTTCCCGGCGGCATCGGCCCTGGTGGTGTGGTGGACCCGCGAGTACGAGGCGGTCTGCGAGGCCTTCTCGGGGTGA
- a CDS encoding dihydrolipoamide acetyltransferase family protein: MTDIATPVREFKMPDVGEGLTEAEILKWYVAPGDTVTDGQVVCEVETAKAAVELPIPFDGVVRELRFPEGTTVDVGQVIITIGGAPGSEPEQAAAPQQIEQPAEQESTRESGQETAQGSAQEAKPAARQPVLVGYGVSEASTKRRARKSAAPEPDAAPEGTYYAPPTAPPAAAPVNGHTVARPLAKPPVRKLARDLGIDLTAVTPSGPDGIITREDVHAAVAPAPQEPTAAAGEPAAEAVPVIAPDARETRIPVKGVRKATAQAMVGSAFTAPHVTEFVTVDVTRTMKLVAELKTDKEFEGLRANPLLLIAKALLVAIKRNPEVNSAWDEANQEIVQKHYVNLGIAAATPRGLLVPNIKDAHARTLPELARALGELVTTAREGKTSPAAMQGGTVTITNVGVFGIDTGTPILNPGESAILAVGAIKLQPWVHKGKVKPRQVTTLALSFDHRLVDGELGSKVLADVAAILEQPKRLITWA, encoded by the coding sequence ATGACTGATATCGCGACCCCGGTCCGAGAGTTCAAGATGCCCGACGTGGGCGAGGGGCTCACCGAGGCGGAGATCCTCAAGTGGTACGTCGCCCCCGGCGACACCGTCACCGACGGCCAGGTGGTGTGCGAGGTCGAGACCGCGAAGGCCGCCGTCGAGCTGCCCATCCCGTTCGACGGTGTGGTGCGTGAGCTGCGCTTCCCGGAGGGCACCACGGTCGACGTCGGCCAGGTGATCATCACGATCGGCGGAGCGCCGGGTTCCGAGCCGGAACAGGCCGCCGCCCCGCAGCAGATCGAGCAGCCCGCCGAGCAGGAGTCGACGCGGGAGTCCGGGCAGGAGACCGCTCAGGGTTCCGCGCAGGAGGCGAAGCCCGCCGCCCGCCAGCCGGTGCTGGTCGGGTACGGGGTCTCCGAGGCGTCGACCAAGCGCCGGGCGCGCAAGAGCGCGGCGCCGGAGCCGGATGCCGCGCCGGAGGGCACGTACTACGCGCCGCCCACCGCGCCGCCGGCCGCCGCGCCGGTCAACGGCCACACCGTGGCCCGTCCGCTCGCCAAGCCGCCGGTCCGCAAGCTCGCCAGGGACCTCGGTATCGACCTGACCGCGGTCACGCCGTCGGGCCCGGACGGGATCATCACCCGCGAGGACGTCCACGCGGCCGTGGCCCCGGCCCCGCAGGAGCCCACGGCGGCCGCGGGGGAGCCGGCCGCCGAGGCCGTGCCCGTCATCGCGCCGGACGCGCGGGAGACCCGTATCCCCGTCAAGGGCGTACGGAAGGCCACCGCGCAGGCGATGGTCGGCAGCGCCTTCACGGCGCCGCACGTCACCGAGTTCGTCACGGTGGACGTCACCCGCACCATGAAGCTCGTCGCCGAGCTGAAGACGGACAAGGAGTTCGAAGGGCTGCGGGCCAACCCGCTGCTCCTGATCGCCAAGGCCCTGCTGGTCGCGATCAAGCGGAACCCGGAGGTCAACTCCGCCTGGGACGAGGCCAACCAGGAGATCGTGCAGAAGCACTACGTCAACCTGGGCATCGCCGCGGCCACCCCGCGCGGTCTGCTCGTCCCGAACATCAAGGACGCGCACGCCAGGACGCTGCCCGAACTGGCCCGTGCGCTGGGCGAACTGGTCACCACGGCCCGTGAGGGCAAGACGTCCCCGGCGGCGATGCAGGGCGGGACGGTGACCATCACCAACGTCGGCGTCTTCGGCATCGACACCGGTACGCCGATCCTCAACCCGGGCGAGTCCGCGATCCTCGCGGTCGGCGCGATCAAGCTCCAGCCGTGGGTCCACAAGGGCAAGGTGAAGCCCCGCCAGGTCACCACGCTGGCGCTCTCCTTCGATCACCGCCTGGTCGACGGCGAACTCGGCTCGAAGGTGCTCGCGGATGTCGCGGCGATCCTGGAGCAGCCGAAGCGGCTGATCACCTGGGCGTAG
- the pdhA gene encoding pyruvate dehydrogenase (acetyl-transferring) E1 component subunit alpha, giving the protein MTVESTAATRKPRRSSKRAGAAKTPQASEPQLVQLLTPEGERIEHPEYEVDLTPEELRGLYRDMVLTRRFDAEATALQRQGELGLWASLLGQEAAQIGSGRALRDDDYVFPTYREHGVAWCRGVDPTNLLGMFRGVNHGGWDPNSNNFHLYTIVIGSQTLHATGYAMGIVKDGADSAVVAYFGDGASSQGDVAEAFTFSAVYNAPVVFFCQNNQWAISEPTEKQMRVPLYQRAQGFGFPGVRVDGNDVLACLAVTKSALERARRGEGPTLVEAYTYRMGAHTTSDDPTKYRTDDERQAWEAKDPIQRLKTYLEKQKFADEAFFTGLESESEALGKRVREVVRAMPDPDSMAMFENTHADGHALVDEERAQFAAYQASFADSAEEGN; this is encoded by the coding sequence GTGACCGTGGAGAGCACTGCCGCGACGCGCAAGCCGCGACGCAGCAGCAAGCGAGCCGGCGCCGCAAAGACGCCGCAGGCGTCCGAGCCCCAGCTCGTACAGCTGCTGACGCCCGAGGGCGAGCGCATCGAGCACCCCGAGTACGAAGTGGATCTCACGCCCGAAGAGCTGCGCGGTCTGTACCGGGACATGGTCCTGACCCGCCGTTTCGACGCGGAGGCCACCGCACTCCAGCGCCAGGGCGAGCTGGGCCTGTGGGCCTCGCTGCTCGGCCAGGAGGCCGCCCAGATCGGATCGGGCCGGGCCCTGCGGGACGACGACTACGTCTTCCCGACCTACCGGGAGCACGGCGTGGCCTGGTGCCGCGGCGTCGACCCGACCAATCTGCTGGGCATGTTCCGCGGCGTGAACCACGGCGGCTGGGACCCCAACAGCAACAACTTCCACCTGTACACCATCGTCATCGGCTCGCAGACGCTGCACGCGACCGGTTACGCGATGGGCATCGTCAAGGACGGCGCGGACTCCGCGGTCGTCGCCTACTTCGGCGACGGCGCGTCCAGCCAGGGCGACGTGGCCGAGGCGTTCACCTTCTCGGCGGTCTACAACGCCCCGGTGGTCTTCTTCTGCCAGAACAACCAGTGGGCGATCTCCGAGCCCACCGAGAAGCAGATGCGGGTGCCGCTCTACCAGCGCGCCCAGGGCTTCGGCTTCCCGGGCGTCCGGGTCGACGGCAACGACGTACTCGCCTGTCTGGCCGTCACCAAGTCGGCCCTGGAGCGGGCCCGCCGGGGCGAGGGCCCCACGCTGGTCGAGGCGTACACCTACCGGATGGGCGCCCACACCACGTCCGACGACCCCACGAAGTACCGCACGGACGACGAGCGGCAGGCGTGGGAGGCCAAGGACCCGATCCAGCGGCTGAAGACGTACCTGGAGAAGCAGAAGTTCGCCGACGAGGCGTTCTTCACCGGGCTGGAGAGCGAGAGCGAGGCGCTCGGCAAGCGGGTGCGGGAGGTCGTACGCGCGATGCCCGATCCGGACTCGATGGCCATGTTCGAGAACACCCATGCCGACGGCCACGCGCTCGTCGACGAGGAGCGCGCGCAGTTCGCCGCCTACCAGGCGTCCTTCGCGGACTCCGCCGAGGAGGGCAACTGA
- a CDS encoding ATP-binding protein yields the protein MAVRHDKVNYPPYPRSVPLARRRVASLVAEWGHPELAGDAALVAGELCGNAVLHGCLRDRLFRVEVSLDGRAVRITVTDPRGERLPVPRKADPDDQFGRGLLIVDTVAARWDVQTLTVGKAVWAELDVAPALVRT from the coding sequence ATGGCCGTACGGCACGACAAGGTCAACTACCCCCCGTACCCGCGCAGCGTGCCCCTGGCCCGCAGACGTGTCGCCTCGCTCGTCGCCGAGTGGGGGCACCCCGAACTCGCGGGCGACGCCGCACTCGTGGCGGGGGAGCTGTGCGGCAACGCCGTGCTGCACGGATGTCTGCGGGACCGGCTGTTCCGGGTCGAGGTCAGCCTGGACGGCAGGGCCGTACGGATCACGGTGACCGACCCGCGCGGGGAGCGGCTGCCCGTGCCGCGCAAGGCCGATCCGGACGACCAGTTCGGGCGCGGGCTGCTCATCGTGGACACGGTCGCGGCCCGCTGGGACGTACAGACCCTGACCGTGGGCAAAGCCGTCTGGGCCGAACTCGACGTGGCCCCCGCCCTCGTACGGACATAG
- a CDS encoding pyridoxamine 5'-phosphate oxidase family protein, translating into MPIEEQRAIALLSRVSYGRVAASMRALPFLAIARHIVSDGCVILRMHAGHGHHEACAGSVVAYAADNLASEDAHLWSVQFTGTAELTVPAPEELAQFETAPDEVNGEPYDAVYLRIRPQFATLDRMEYTAPETAAASR; encoded by the coding sequence ATGCCCATCGAGGAACAGCGCGCCATCGCCCTGCTCAGCCGAGTGTCGTACGGGCGAGTCGCCGCCAGCATGCGCGCGCTCCCCTTCCTGGCCATCGCCCGGCACATCGTCTCGGACGGATGCGTGATTCTGCGGATGCACGCGGGCCATGGGCACCACGAGGCCTGCGCGGGCAGCGTCGTCGCCTACGCGGCCGACAATCTGGCCTCCGAGGACGCACATCTGTGGTCGGTCCAGTTCACCGGCACCGCCGAGCTGACCGTCCCGGCCCCCGAGGAGCTGGCACAGTTCGAGACGGCCCCGGACGAGGTGAACGGCGAACCGTACGACGCGGTCTATCTCCGCATCAGGCCGCAGTTCGCCACGCTGGACCGGATGGAGTACACCGCTCCCGAAACAGCCGCCGCCTCCCGGTGA
- a CDS encoding protein kinase — protein sequence MAPESEAGGGGVSDVPESWGVGGLVGDGRYRLTHRLGRGGMAEVFAAEDVRLGRTVAVKLLRSDLAEDPVSKARFTREAQSVAGLNHHAVVAVYDSGEDYWGGNTVPYIVMELVEGRTIRDLLINAEAPPPEQALIIVSGVLEALAYSHQHGIVHRDIKPANVIITDGGAVKVMDFGIARALHGAQSTMTQTGMVMGTPQYLSPEQALGKAVDHRSDLYATGCLLYELLAMRPPFTGETPLSVVYQHVQDMPIPPSQVSEAVPPELDGLVMRSLAKDPDDRFQSAEEMRALVAYSLQMLQQQGGHTGTWNTGPVTMHEGGSTPAMGTAATTAFSHPQHGDTSQGPILPPMNPDDGSYDGEGRGRSRGGRGWIWVVAVLAVVAIGAGIVFANGGLNSGSGSGGTTSDKSPSTSHSKTDKPSDTPTDDSSPDTSTDPGTSSGGQYTNRPSYTPSDSPTNHPPSTPPPTPSTSGGTSSDGGSSSTGGKTNGGSDSGGTSSDGGSSSTGGKTNGGNQDNGGTTDGSTTAGGGPAGGATTDGSSTAGTAAGTTAGDAAAGATGG from the coding sequence ATGGCACCCGAATCCGAGGCAGGCGGCGGCGGGGTGTCGGACGTGCCGGAGTCGTGGGGCGTCGGCGGACTCGTCGGCGACGGCCGTTACCGGCTGACCCACCGTCTCGGCCGCGGCGGCATGGCCGAGGTGTTCGCCGCCGAGGACGTGCGGCTCGGCCGCACCGTCGCCGTGAAGCTGCTCAGGTCCGACCTCGCCGAGGACCCGGTCTCCAAGGCCCGGTTCACCCGCGAGGCACAGTCGGTCGCGGGCCTCAACCACCACGCCGTGGTCGCCGTGTACGACTCCGGCGAGGACTACTGGGGCGGCAACACCGTCCCGTACATCGTGATGGAGCTGGTCGAGGGCCGCACCATCCGCGATCTGCTGATCAACGCCGAGGCCCCGCCGCCCGAGCAGGCGCTGATCATCGTCTCCGGTGTGCTGGAGGCGCTCGCCTACTCGCACCAGCACGGCATCGTGCACCGGGACATCAAGCCCGCCAACGTGATCATCACGGACGGCGGCGCGGTCAAGGTGATGGACTTCGGCATCGCCCGTGCCCTGCACGGCGCGCAGTCGACGATGACCCAGACCGGCATGGTCATGGGGACGCCCCAGTACCTCTCCCCTGAACAGGCCCTCGGCAAGGCCGTCGACCACCGTTCCGACCTGTACGCGACCGGCTGCCTGCTGTACGAACTGCTCGCCATGCGGCCCCCGTTCACCGGGGAGACCCCGCTCTCCGTGGTCTACCAGCACGTCCAGGACATGCCGATCCCGCCGTCGCAGGTGTCGGAAGCGGTGCCTCCGGAGCTCGACGGGCTCGTGATGCGCTCCCTCGCGAAGGACCCGGACGACCGGTTCCAGAGCGCCGAGGAGATGCGGGCGCTGGTCGCGTACTCGCTCCAGATGCTTCAGCAGCAGGGCGGCCACACGGGTACGTGGAACACCGGCCCGGTCACGATGCACGAGGGCGGCTCCACCCCGGCGATGGGCACGGCGGCCACCACGGCGTTCAGCCACCCGCAGCACGGTGACACCTCGCAGGGCCCGATCCTGCCGCCGATGAACCCGGACGACGGTTCGTACGACGGCGAGGGCAGGGGCAGGAGCCGGGGCGGCCGCGGCTGGATCTGGGTGGTCGCCGTGCTCGCGGTGGTCGCCATCGGCGCGGGCATCGTCTTCGCGAACGGTGGTCTGAACAGTGGCAGCGGATCGGGCGGGACGACCTCCGACAAGTCGCCGTCGACCAGCCACTCCAAGACCGACAAGCCGAGCGACACCCCGACGGACGACTCGTCGCCGGACACCAGCACCGACCCCGGCACGTCCAGCGGCGGCCAGTACACGAACCGGCCCTCGTACACCCCGTCGGACAGCCCGACCAACCACCCGCCCTCGACGCCCCCGCCGACCCCGTCCACCTCCGGCGGTACGTCGTCGGACGGCGGTTCCTCGTCCACGGGCGGCAAGACGAACGGCGGCAGTGACAGCGGCGGTACGTCGTCGGACGGCGGTTCCTCGTCCACCGGAGGCAAGACGAACGGCGGCAACCAGGACAACGGCGGGACGACGGACGGTTCGACGACGGCGGGCGGCGGCCCCGCCGGCGGCGCCACCACGGACGGGTCGAGCACGGCGGGCACCGCGGCGGGCACGACCGCGGGCGACGCGGCGGCGGGCGCGACCGGGGGCTGA
- a CDS encoding alpha-ketoacid dehydrogenase subunit beta → MAAKSMTIAKALNESLRKALDTDPKVLIMGEDVGKLGGVFRITDGLHKDFGEGRVIDTPLAESGIVGTAIGLALRGYRPVVEIQFDGFVFPAYDQIVTQLAKMFARSLGKIKLPVVVRIPYGGGIGAVEHHSESPEALFAHVAGLKVVSPSNASDAYWMMQQAIQSDDPVIFFEPKRRYWDKGDVDTDAIPHPLHKAKVAREGSDLTLAAYGPMVKVCLEAAAAAAEEGKSVEVVDLRSMSPIDFDSVQASVEKTRRLVVVHEAPVFLGTGAEIAARITERSFYHLEAPVLRVGGYHVPYPPARLEDEYLPGLDRVLDAVDRSLAY, encoded by the coding sequence ATGGCCGCGAAAAGCATGACCATCGCGAAGGCGCTCAACGAGTCGCTGCGCAAGGCGCTCGACACCGACCCCAAGGTCCTCATCATGGGTGAGGACGTCGGCAAGCTCGGCGGCGTCTTCCGCATCACCGACGGGCTGCACAAGGACTTCGGCGAGGGCCGGGTCATCGACACCCCGCTCGCCGAGTCCGGCATCGTCGGCACCGCGATCGGACTGGCCCTGCGCGGCTACCGGCCGGTCGTGGAGATCCAGTTCGACGGCTTCGTCTTCCCGGCGTACGACCAGATCGTCACGCAGCTGGCGAAGATGTTCGCGCGCTCGCTCGGCAAGATCAAGCTGCCGGTCGTCGTCCGGATCCCGTACGGCGGCGGCATCGGCGCGGTCGAGCACCACAGCGAGTCCCCCGAGGCGCTCTTCGCCCACGTGGCGGGGCTGAAGGTCGTATCGCCGTCCAACGCGTCCGACGCGTACTGGATGATGCAGCAGGCCATCCAGAGCGACGACCCCGTGATCTTCTTCGAGCCGAAGCGGCGGTACTGGGACAAGGGCGACGTCGACACCGACGCGATCCCGCACCCGCTGCACAAGGCGAAGGTGGCCCGTGAGGGCTCCGACCTGACGCTCGCCGCGTACGGCCCGATGGTGAAGGTCTGCCTGGAGGCGGCGGCAGCGGCGGCCGAGGAGGGCAAGTCCGTGGAGGTCGTGGACCTGCGGTCGATGTCCCCGATCGACTTCGACAGCGTGCAGGCCTCGGTGGAGAAGACGCGCAGGCTGGTCGTGGTGCACGAGGCGCCGGTCTTCCTCGGCACGGGCGCGGAGATCGCCGCCCGGATCACCGAGCGGAGCTTCTACCACCTGGAGGCGCCGGTGCTGCGGGTCGGCGGATACCACGTGCCGTACCCGCCGGCGCGCCTGGAGGACGAGTACCTGCCGGGCCTGGACCGGGTGCTCGACGCCGTCGACCGCTCGCTTGCGTACTGA
- a CDS encoding SRPBCC family protein, whose translation MRLADGPHVECAIEIAVAPDRVWELVSDITTSARYSPELQSVEWLDGAEGPVVGACFAGHNRNDGLGEWSTVSRIAELDQHRTFRWEVVYDKERSSGNPLATWTYTLEPLADGTRTRLQHGMRLGNAEGPLQAFIAQHPDREEQIIDGRLALLRTGIETTLAGVKADAEGATA comes from the coding sequence ATGCGTCTTGCCGACGGTCCCCATGTGGAGTGTGCGATAGAGATCGCCGTGGCACCGGATCGGGTGTGGGAGCTGGTCTCGGACATCACCACCTCCGCCCGTTACAGCCCTGAACTCCAGTCAGTGGAGTGGCTCGACGGAGCCGAGGGGCCGGTCGTCGGCGCGTGCTTCGCCGGGCACAACCGCAATGACGGTCTGGGCGAGTGGAGCACCGTCAGCCGGATCGCGGAGCTGGACCAGCACCGCACCTTCCGGTGGGAGGTCGTCTACGACAAGGAGCGGAGCAGCGGAAACCCCCTGGCCACCTGGACATACACCCTGGAGCCGCTCGCGGACGGCACCCGCACCCGCCTCCAGCACGGCATGCGGCTCGGCAACGCCGAAGGCCCGCTCCAGGCGTTCATCGCCCAGCACCCGGACCGGGAGGAGCAGATCATCGACGGGCGGCTGGCCCTGCTGCGTACCGGCATCGAGACGACACTGGCGGGCGTGAAGGCCGACGCGGAGGGCGCGACGGCCTGA